CGGAAGCCACCCCCCTTGATGCCCCTTGCCAGGGCCAGGTCCTCCACCACCTCTGAGGCGAGGGCGCGATGCCCGCCAATGGCCTCATAGGCACTGCGGCGGAACAGCATGAAAGGCCCTGCCGCAAACGCCACCTCTGAATCAGGGTCATTGGTGGCCTCAATCGGAAACCCCAGACCCAGAAGGCTGGCCATGATCGGTTGGACCATCCATTCCGCCAGGCAGCCACAGCCAAGCCGTGGCGCCAGGCTGAACAGATCCGCTTCCTCCCGGATGGCCTGAGCCAGGGCACGGCGCAAGGCCTCGGGCCGCAGACGCACATCGGCATCGATGAACAGCACCCAGTGGCTGCGCACCTGCTCCATCGCTCGGGCGCAGGCCCAGTTCTTGCCCACCCAACGCTCACCGGCGGGACGGGGGCCGGCCCTGAGCAGTTCAAACGGCAGCCCAGCAGCGTTCGAATCACTGGCTGTGCTCGCAGCTGCTGTGCGCATGGCTCGTTCGGCGGTGAGATCCGTGGAGTCGTCATCCACCACCAGCACCTGCCAGTCACGGCAGGGAGGATCACTGGCCAGCACACTGCTCAGGCAAGGAGCGATGTTGTCGGCCTCGTTGTAGGCGGGAATCACCACACACAGAGAGGTGTCCGCTGGATCGAGCTCCGGCGCTGCCTCCAGACAAGGGGCGATCGAAAACACCCGCTGCAACCCCACCAGGGCAATCAGCAAACCAGCGCAGGCGGCAAAAGCGGTGGCCACCAACAACAGGGCTGCGACGAAAAAGAAGTCAAAGGGAGCCGTCAGATCCATCACGCCGGTTCAAACCAATTGCTGGGGTGCCTCTGAGTCCATATCCAACGCCCACACAAAGCCCCATGACGACCCATGACGACCCATGACGACCCATGACGATTCATGATTTTGTCGTATCCAGATCACAAAGGAGAGCAGCTCAGAGCCCCAGACCCTGGAGCAATACTCAAACTTCCTACAAGGCCGTATGCGATGTTTCGCTGAGAGTCGCAACAACACAATCCAACAAGCAAAGCAGTCCGAATCGGATTCTTCTCCATACAAGAATCAGAGCCAGATTTCAAAAGAACCCGAATATGGCAAAACAAAAAAATGATATGGTCATCAATCGCTAAGACCAACGTGCAAAGCAAGTCACTGTGAAGACCAACAACCGATGGAACAGCCTGCGATTGTCAGCCTATTTGATCGGACTGCTATGCACAGGGTGCACAATCCCAAACCAGAACATCGCCTTCAATAGCGGAACAATCAAACGCGTTTATTGCTCTGCAAACTCAGTTGGATTTGACTTTCATATTGACCGTCTAACAGGAGAAGTCTTCAGCTACAACAAAAAGACCAAATCTCTCGTCGATTTCAACCTTAAAGACGAAGTACCTTTCGCCTCTTTCATTCCAAAAAGTCAATACAACGATATCTCCAACAATCTAGAAATGATTAACTTTAAAACAGAAATTTCTGACAACGCTTTTGTCTTCACAATGTCCCCAGCGGAAATATCCTATGTGGACGGTTTTATATCACTGACACTGGATCTCGATACACTTGAAATCGACCTTGATGCCGACGTACCTGATTCACCAGTCCCAGTGGCTGTAATCGCACCAATCATCAACGATCAAATCTCTTGTGAGTACATCACACCCGAATCAACAAAAGTCGAGTCCTTGGCCTCAACAGGACATTGATTGCCCATTCAACTGCAATCAGCCCAGAGACAACCACTGGGAACAGGTAGCTGAGTCCACATCAACGCCGAAGCTCTAATCATTCAGTTCAACAGCACAGCCCCTGTCGCCAGCAGATCACGGCGGTAGCGACCGAGAGCAGAGCGACTCACATGGGCGACCTGGGAGCAGCCATTCATCCAGAACTGCACGCAGACCAAACCCTCCCCACAGAAATCCTCCGCACAACTGTTGATGGATCGACTGGAGGAGGCGCTCTCAGAGCAGGAGGCAGAAGCCATGGATCAGCAACAGGTGGTGGCATGACACCGCAGCTGAACCAACGCTGATGTGTGGTCGATGACAGATCAGAGATCCGGGTTCCATCGCCGTGATCAACCGGTAGCCGACGCCACGAAAGCAAGCAGCTGCGGCACGGTTCAGCGTTGAGACTGACCTGCCTTGCCCCCGGATCCACGCCTGTTTCTGTATCCCTGAGCTTCAGCGAGATGGCGCAGAAAAACGATCTGATGACGATCGGGAATTCCTGCGGCCCCGATCAGGCCCAGCAGCCCGAACAGAAGACCGGCGACAAACCACGACCGGCTGTTGCGAGCCTTCTGCCGCGCAATCGTCGCGGCCAGGAAGGCGCTGGCCAGATGGGAAGCGGCAATCAACAGCAGCAGCATCCAGTCCATGGGCAGAGATCAAGGTCACTTCAACTAGCTAGCCACAACCACAGCACCTGGCTCAAGCTGCTGTCAACAACGGCTCGTACATCATGAGGGCATGGTTTTCCACCAGCAGTTTGTCTGAGCTGGAACCATCCAGATCATGCCGGATCTGGAAAATCTGATTGTGCCTGGAATAACCGCCCCAGATCTGTTGCTTGATCTGGTGATGGCGCTCTTCCAGGCTGTAAGTCGATGAATAGTTGGTGTCACAGAAGAGCTCACCATGCAAATGCGTCTCATCCAGCCATAAGTGGATGCGAAAGCAATAGGCCGTGTGATTGGTCAACTGCAGGTCGACATAGTTGTAAGCCAATGTTGCTCCAGCCCCGAAAGGAATCGATCGATTCACATCAGGAAAAACATCAAAGCCATGCCGCCAACGCTCGCTGATCGTGAGTGGACTGTGCCCTGCGATCCAGAACAAAAGATTTCCCAACTGGCAAAGTCCCCCACCCGGACCTTGAGCAATCCTTCCCTGTTTTAAAACCAAACCATCGAGATAGCCTTTGCGTCTGGTCGGCCGACCCACCAGCTTCCACACTGAAAATGTGTCACCCGGACGCAACACAACTCGATCTAATCGGGCGATAGCCAACTCGAGATTCCTGCGCTTGTTGTGCTGAAGCTGCAGATCCACTCCTGGCAATGGGCGAAGAATCAACGACTGATGACTGAACTTCAGATGGTTGATCAACAGGGAGTCCGAGCGTGAAGCCCAGGTCTGGCCTCCCATCAACCAGTGGACCTTTCGTTTTGCAATATGAAACTCTCGACCCAGCACATGCCGGATCCTGCTGCGCTGTATGGGTTGGGGAAGTTCAAACATGCCCAACAGAGAGCTGGATCAGAGATCAGCCACGAATTTTGAATGGCCACACCGAGACTCGACCATCGGAGTCAATCGCCGCCAAAGCGGTGTCATCCGGCTTCCAACACACCGCACTGATCTTCTCCGCAGTGAAGGCTCCCCCCAGCGGATTTCCATCCCCATTGTGATCCAGCAGCCAGACAAACACCGATCCATCCCTTGCACCTGAGGCCAGGATCCGTCCTTCATGCGCGAAAGCCAGGGTGGAAATGGCTTCGGGGTGGAGCACAAGCTGACCAGGCAGTGATCCTTCAGGGCCATCACCTTGAAAGTTCCAGACAATGATCTGGTCACTGCCACCGGTGGCCAGAAACTGACCGCTTTGATCAAACGCCAGCTGACTGGGCTTGCCTGGATAGCCGGTCATCTCAGCATCCTTGCCGGTTGAACGGCGCCAGAAATGCACGGAATTATCCTGACTGCCGCAGGCCACGATGTCTCCGCCGGGACTCAGCACCATGGAGACCAGTGATCCCTGCCATCTCAATTCCTGCGCAACTTGTCGCCTGGTGATGTCAAAGAAGCTGACCTTGCCATAACAAGCGGTGGCGAGCTCATCGGGCTTCGACCAGGCGATCGAACTCACGGTGCTGGGGTGTTCCTCAGTGCACCATTTCTCAACACCATCAGGTTGGTAGATGTGAACATTTTTCGATGCGGCAACCGCCAGCATGTCGCCACTGCCTGACCAGGCCAGATGCTCAACCCAGCCTCGTCCAGGCTTGATCGAGTGCAGAATTTCCCCCTGCAGACTGTCCCAGATCAAGACGCATCCATCCTGGCCGGATGTGGCGAAACGATCCCCTTTCGGATGAATCGCCAAAGCCAGTAAACCGCCCTGGTGAATGTTGTTTTTGGTCCAGATCAGTTCACCGGTCTTGCCTGCAAACAGAGACAGTCCTCCGGCAACATCACCGACCAGCAGATTGTCTCCATCACCCGTCCATCCACAGGCCAACGCGTAGTCATCAACCTGGGCAGTCCAACCCTCATGAAGCATGCCCTGGGGGGCAAACGTCTTCAGATCAGGCATTCGTCAAAGTCCTTGCGCATCTGGGCCTCATCGAGATTACGGCCGATGAACACGAGCTGATTGCAGCGCGGCGCATCTCCCCACTCCTGCCCCGGCTGGGCGGTGAACAACATGTGGACCCCCTGAAACACAACTCTGCGGGATTCGTTCTTGTAACTGATGAATCCCTTGGTCCGGAAAATATCAACGCCCTTTTCCGCCAACAGTGTTCCAATCCACTGGTTGAGCTTTTCAGGATCAACATTGCCCTCACGCTCAATGGCGATGGAACCGACCTCGTCGTCATGCTCGTGCTCTGCGACCCAGACGCGCTCTTTGATCGGGCTCACCGCTTGCCCAGATTTGATGATCTTCAGGTCAAATTCCGCTGCCGTGTGCTGGGCATAGAAACCGATCGTTTCTGCGTTCTTGACTTCAAACAGAAACGACTTCGTCCCCTTCGACTCCAACTCCAGGCTGAGATGTTGATTGGCAGCAATCGAATCACCTGGCTTGATGGATTGCGCGGCCTGGGCGAAGAGCCGAACGCACTGCTCTGCGCTCTGCTTCAGCGCATCTTCATCAGCTTGCTGCCCGGGGATGGCAACCAGAGACATCTCAGGGTCTGGTCCATCATCGAGAGTCATCTCGTATTTCCCTGGCTCAAGCTGGTAGACACCGGTCCACTCAAAGGGGTACTCCGGCTCAAGGAAGGTGGGGCGACGCTCCAGAATCTGGTCAAGATCAAAGGCGCTTAGATTCAACACCGTTTCAACAGGCACTTCAGCCTGAGTGCTACGCACTACACGGGCCATGGTGTTCATGTCTCGCAGGCGTGACTCCAATTTCACCAGTGATTCCTCAGGAACAAGGTCAGATTTATTGAGGATCAAGACATCAGCAAACGCCACTTGTTCAGAGCTTTCATTGCTTCGTTCAAGCTGTTGATCAATGTGCGCAGCATCAATGAGCGTGACAATTCCATCAAGCATGAATTCATCCCGAATCTCATCATCCATAAAAAATGTCTGCGCAACTGGCCCAGGATCCGCAAGCCCAGTCGTTTCGACCAAGACGTAGTCGAATTTATCTCGTCGTTTCATCAGGTTGCCAAGAACCCGGATCAGATCCCCTCGCACAGTGCAACAAATGCACCCATTCGACATCTCAAAGACCTCTTCATCAGCATTGATCACAAGACCTTGATCAATGCCAACTTCCCCATACTCATTCTCAATGACAGCAATGCGTTTACCATGTTCTTCACTGAGTATTTTGTTCAATAAAGTTGTTTTTCCAGACCCCAAGTAGCCGGTCAAAATCGTAACGGGTACTTTTTGATACATCTACACTGAGCAGCGTGTTTTCACAACGCTAGTGAGCACGGTCAACCGCCGCGATAATGATTATCATTTTTCATTAGTGAGCTCGATCGAGCTCTGAACCTCAAACCCGCCCTGGCTTTCAGAACTGAATGGCTTCTGTGTTTTCGCGTCTGAGCGCAATGTCGCTTCTGCTTGGCCTGGTGGCCTGCGGTGCTCCTGGTGTCAACAACACCGATGCAACCGAAAGCAAAGGAGTGAAAGTGGTTACCACGTTTCTGCCGATCACACTGTTCACGGAAGCGGTGGCTGGTGACTGCGCAGATGTCACGGCCTTGATCCCACCCAACCTGGGGCCCCACGACTTTCAGGCCACACCATCCGACCTGACGGACCTCAGTGGCGCGAACGTGTTGGTCAAAAACGGGCTCGGCATGGAGGAGTTCCTTGATGATCTGATCAGCTCCGCTGACAACAAGGATCTGGTGGTGATTGACTCCAGCACTGGAGTGAAGACCATCAAAGCGGCTGGAGGTGGTCACCACGACGACCATCACGATGATCACCACGACGACCATCACGCCGATGAGCACCACGACCACGGCCATGGACACAGCCATGGTGAATACGATCCCCACATCTGGCTAGACCCGGTTCGCGCCGCTCAGCAAGTCGAGAACATCAGAGATGGTCTGGTCAAAGCCGATCCCAGTTGTGCTGAGGGATACAAGAACAATGCAGAGCAGTTCACCGCCAAGCTCAATGAGCTGAACACGGAATTCACCGAGAAGCTCAAGCCCCACAGCGGCAAGACGTTTGTGGCCTTTCACGACTTCGCCACCTATTTCGCCAACCGTTATTCGCTGAAAGCAGAATTCCTGGTTGACCTTCCCGAGATGAATCCCAGCCCGGCCGATCTGCAACGGGTGGCCGCTCAGGTCAAAGCTTCAGGCCTCAAAGCCCTGCTCAGCGAGCCTCAGGAGGGCAAGCGTTCCTTCAATGCCTTGGCGAAAGATCTCGGGGTGAATATCGTTGAATTCAACCCTCTGGAGACCGGCTCAGCAGAGTCCGCCAAAGTGCCTGGAACTTACTTTGAGGTGATGCGCTTCAACGTCAACAATCTGGTCAAAGCCATTGGGGACTGACGTTTGATGCCCAGCCCGGTGTTGGTAGTGAGCGACCTGTCGGTTGAACGTTCAGGTCGCCTCGCTGTGGACAAGGTCTCGTTCGAACTCCAGAGTGAGAGCGAGACCGCTGTGGTTGGCCCTAACGGTGCTGGTAAGAGCACTCTGGTAGCTGCATTGCTCGGGCTTCTGCCACGAAAGGAAGGAGACGTTCAGATACTCGGAGAACAGCTTTCAGCCAACGGCGAACTTCCCGGTGCGATCAGATCTCAGATTGCCTACGTGCCGCAGAGTCTGGCCTTGCAGGGTCGTTTCCCCTTAAGCGTGGCCGAATTCGTCGGCTTTGGGTTTGACCCGCCAGGGCCACGTTGGCCCTGGCAGCAACATCGCAAACGCAAAAGTGCTATCGAGAAGGCCCTGGATCGCACCGGTTGCATCGATCTGCGCAACCGTCTTCTCAGTGAACTGTCTGGGGGGCAGCTCAAACGCGTGATGCTCTCGTTCTGCGTTGTGCGGCCCCGTCAACTCCTGGTGCTCGATGAAGCGCAGGCAGGTCTTGATGTGCCATCGAACGAACGTTTTCAGCAGCTGCTGCTGGAGTTGCGGCGTCAGGAGGGATGGACCGTTCTGCATGTCTCCCACGACCTCGACATGGTGCGCCGCAGCAGCGACCAGGTTCTCGGACTGAACCGTCGCCTCTGCTGCAGTGGTTCACCGGACCACACCCTGACTGCTGAACGACTCGTTGATCTGTATGGACCCAACATGGTTCCGTACAGGCATCAGTGTCATGGTTGACACTCAAGCGCTGGCGCTTGTTCTGGCCGAACCCTTCATGCAGCGCGCGCTGATCGGCGGTCTGCTCACTGGAGCGCTTGGCGGTTTGCTGGGCAGTGTCGCCGTGCTCAGGGAACTGTCGTTTTTCAGCGATGCCCTGGGGCATTCCGCCCTGCTGGGCATCACGCTGGGAATCCTGATCGGCGTGAATCCCACGCTGGTTTTGATCCCCTTTGCGGTGGTGTTCGCCATCCTGGTGAATCAGCTGGTGGAGCGCAGCTCCCTCCCCACGGATGCCCTGCTGAACATTGTGTATTCATCGTCTCTTGCGGCTGCAATTTTATTTCTCAGTCTGGTGGAGAGCTATCGGGGCGGTATTCGCCAGCTGCTGTTTGGAGACATCCTCGGGGTCAGCAGTCTCGACCTGATCGTGAT
This genomic window from Synechococcus sp. MIT S9220 contains:
- a CDS encoding glycosyltransferase family 2 protein is translated as MDLTAPFDFFFVAALLLVATAFAACAGLLIALVGLQRVFSIAPCLEAAPELDPADTSLCVVIPAYNEADNIAPCLSSVLASDPPCRDWQVLVVDDDSTDLTAERAMRTAAASTASDSNAAGLPFELLRAGPRPAGERWVGKNWACARAMEQVRSHWVLFIDADVRLRPEALRRALAQAIREEADLFSLAPRLGCGCLAEWMVQPIMASLLGLGFPIEATNDPDSEVAFAAGPFMLFRRSAYEAIGGHRALASEVVEDLALARGIKGGGFRLRYLLGLDAVDLRMYADLPSLWEGWTKNWLIGLDRDVAKALAAAGVVVLMFSAPWLLLPSSLVLLWLLPQLSLWWLLLLGLSLLGIGQQLALRFWQRRRFDVPLTYWWLMGAGGLLLGAIGPVSVWRTLTGRGWTWKGRQLA
- a CDS encoding VanW family protein is translated as MFELPQPIQRSRIRHVLGREFHIAKRKVHWLMGGQTWASRSDSLLINHLKFSHQSLILRPLPGVDLQLQHNKRRNLELAIARLDRVVLRPGDTFSVWKLVGRPTRRKGYLDGLVLKQGRIAQGPGGGLCQLGNLLFWIAGHSPLTISERWRHGFDVFPDVNRSIPFGAGATLAYNYVDLQLTNHTAYCFRIHLWLDETHLHGELFCDTNYSSTYSLEERHHQIKQQIWGGYSRHNQIFQIRHDLDGSSSDKLLVENHALMMYEPLLTAA
- a CDS encoding WD40 repeat domain-containing protein, producing the protein MPDLKTFAPQGMLHEGWTAQVDDYALACGWTGDGDNLLVGDVAGGLSLFAGKTGELIWTKNNIHQGGLLALAIHPKGDRFATSGQDGCVLIWDSLQGEILHSIKPGRGWVEHLAWSGSGDMLAVAASKNVHIYQPDGVEKWCTEEHPSTVSSIAWSKPDELATACYGKVSFFDITRRQVAQELRWQGSLVSMVLSPGGDIVACGSQDNSVHFWRRSTGKDAEMTGYPGKPSQLAFDQSGQFLATGGSDQIIVWNFQGDGPEGSLPGQLVLHPEAISTLAFAHEGRILASGARDGSVFVWLLDHNGDGNPLGGAFTAEKISAVCWKPDDTALAAIDSDGRVSVWPFKIRG
- a CDS encoding GTP-binding protein; translated protein: MYQKVPVTILTGYLGSGKTTLLNKILSEEHGKRIAVIENEYGEVGIDQGLVINADEEVFEMSNGCICCTVRGDLIRVLGNLMKRRDKFDYVLVETTGLADPGPVAQTFFMDDEIRDEFMLDGIVTLIDAAHIDQQLERSNESSEQVAFADVLILNKSDLVPEESLVKLESRLRDMNTMARVVRSTQAEVPVETVLNLSAFDLDQILERRPTFLEPEYPFEWTGVYQLEPGKYEMTLDDGPDPEMSLVAIPGQQADEDALKQSAEQCVRLFAQAAQSIKPGDSIAANQHLSLELESKGTKSFLFEVKNAETIGFYAQHTAAEFDLKIIKSGQAVSPIKERVWVAEHEHDDEVGSIAIEREGNVDPEKLNQWIGTLLAEKGVDIFRTKGFISYKNESRRVVFQGVHMLFTAQPGQEWGDAPRCNQLVFIGRNLDEAQMRKDFDECLI
- a CDS encoding metal ABC transporter solute-binding protein, Zn/Mn family encodes the protein MSLLLGLVACGAPGVNNTDATESKGVKVVTTFLPITLFTEAVAGDCADVTALIPPNLGPHDFQATPSDLTDLSGANVLVKNGLGMEEFLDDLISSADNKDLVVIDSSTGVKTIKAAGGGHHDDHHDDHHDDHHADEHHDHGHGHSHGEYDPHIWLDPVRAAQQVENIRDGLVKADPSCAEGYKNNAEQFTAKLNELNTEFTEKLKPHSGKTFVAFHDFATYFANRYSLKAEFLVDLPEMNPSPADLQRVAAQVKASGLKALLSEPQEGKRSFNALAKDLGVNIVEFNPLETGSAESAKVPGTYFEVMRFNVNNLVKAIGD
- a CDS encoding metal ABC transporter ATP-binding protein, which gives rise to MPSPVLVVSDLSVERSGRLAVDKVSFELQSESETAVVGPNGAGKSTLVAALLGLLPRKEGDVQILGEQLSANGELPGAIRSQIAYVPQSLALQGRFPLSVAEFVGFGFDPPGPRWPWQQHRKRKSAIEKALDRTGCIDLRNRLLSELSGGQLKRVMLSFCVVRPRQLLVLDEAQAGLDVPSNERFQQLLLELRRQEGWTVLHVSHDLDMVRRSSDQVLGLNRRLCCSGSPDHTLTAERLVDLYGPNMVPYRHQCHG